A genomic region of Anopheles coustani chromosome 3, idAnoCousDA_361_x.2, whole genome shotgun sequence contains the following coding sequences:
- the LOC131271431 gene encoding transcription factor GAGA-like isoform X3, producing MSSGLVEKSFVNNDELFYLKWNNFQKNVSTQFEKLREDDDLVDITFACEGRMLTAHKLVLFACSPYFKELLKKNPSPHPVFFMNDVKYDVLKAILQYMYLGEVHITNENLKEFIKTAEGLQIRGLSKENNGDLIIPPNHQDTLRLDGKSEHILDEFCRKRTDLGDLQGSSVLNIKRVKTTADGSLATGAPDGISNVEPKVEMVEYLDSEPGTHQSPTYCSMDTYADKNNPRNPMGHLTTINNAGFPQATAPPVSGAGPNQPGGSGSHGHNVHEYKSEDDSSWMEKSLDNISVNSEQSMKYNSGGGPGGGSGGSSGSAGGGNGDKSKQGRSSRSSNRSADDKANCLTPRCCPVCSRLYSNVSNLRQHMRLIHNPTAVCCPICQKHFNSELYLKRHYSSIHSINPNGPGDGDLVDTKPPASQLQQQQPPPQQQQQQQQGPQPTQQQQAQQQQQQQQQQQQQQQQAQQQQQQPQQAPAPTANTWNPYHHHDASQLVNPFIK from the exons ATGTCGTCCGGACTGGTGGAGAAATCGTTCGTCAACAATGACGAACTGTTCTATCTGAAGTGGAACAACTTCCAGAAAAACGTGAGCACACAGTTTGAGAAGCTACGCGAAGATGACGACCTGGTGGACATAACGTTTGCCTGCGAGGGTCGCATGCTAACCGCGCACAAACTGGTACTATTCGCCTGCAGTCCGTACTTCAAAGAGCTGCTAAAG AAAAATCCCTCGCCTCATCCGGTGTTCTTCATGAACGATGTGAAATATGATGTGCTTAAGGCAATTCTACAGTACATGTATCTTGGTGAGGTGCACATCACTAACGAGAACCTGAAGGAGTTCATAAAAACAGCAGAAGGATTACAGATCCGAGGATTgagcaaagaaaacaat GGAGATTTGATAATCCCACCAAACCACCAGGACACGCTACGCCTCGACGGTAAGAGCGAACACATACTGGACGAATTCTGCCGAAAACGAACCGACCTTGGCGATCTGCAAGGCTCGTCGGTGCTCAACATCAAACGGGTGAAAACGACGGCCGATGGTTCGTTGGCGACTGGTGCACCGGACGGAA TATCTAACGTAGAGCCAAAAGTGGAAATGGTTGAATACCTCGACAGTGAACCTGGCACCCATCAATCGCCGACCTACTGCAGTATGGATACGTACGCAGACAAGAACAATCCTCGCAACCCGATGGGTCATTTGACGACGATAAACAATG ctggGTTCCCACAAGCTACCGCACCGCCGGTATCCGGTGCGGGGCCGAATCAACCCGGTGGCTCTGGCAGCCATGGCCATAATGTGCACGAGTACAAATCGGAGGATGACAGTAgttggatggaaaaatcgCTGGACAATATTTCCGTCAACTCGGAGCAGAGCATGAAGTACAACAGCGGTGGTGGGCCGGGAGGTGGCAGTGGCGGCAGCAGCGGAAGTGCGGGCGGTGGCAACGGTGACAAAAGCAAACAGGGTCGCAGCAGTCGAAGCAGCAACCGTTCCGCGGACGATAAGGCCAACTGTTTGACGCCCCGCTGCTGTCCCGTTTGTTCACGGCTGTACTCGAACGTGTCCAACCTACGTCAGCACATGCGACTGATACACAATCCGACGGCCGTTTGCTGCCCCATCTGCCAGAAGCACTTTAACTCGGAGCTGTACCTAAAACGACACTACTCGTCAATACACTCGATCAATCCGAATGGTCCCGGCGACGGTGATCTGGTCGACACGAAACCACCGGCCTCCcaactacaacaacaacagccacctccacaacagcaacagcagcaacagcaaggtCCGCAACCaacacaacagcagcaagcacaacagcagcaacaacagcagcagcagcagcaacagcaacaacagcaagcgcagcaacagcagcagcaacctcAACAGGCGCCAGCACCGACAGCGAATACTTGGAACCCGTATCACCATCACGATGCATCACAGCTGGTGAATCCTTTTATCAAATAA
- the LOC131271431 gene encoding transcription factor GAGA-like isoform X2: protein MSSGLVEKSFVNNDELFYLKWNNFQKNVSTQFEKLREDDDLVDITFACEGRMLTAHKLVLFACSPYFKELLKKNPSPHPVFFMNDVKYDVLKAILQYMYLGEVHITNENLKEFIKTAEGLQIRGLSKENNGDLIIPPNHQDTLRLDGKSEHILDEFCRKRTDLGDLQGSSVLNIKRVKTTADGSLATGAPDGSEPKVEMVEYLDSEPGTHQSPTYCSMDTYADKNNPRNPMGHLTTINNAGFPQATAPPVSGAGPNQPGGSGSHGHNVHEYKSEDDSSWMEKSLDNISVNSEQSMKYNSGGGPGGGSGGSSGSAGGGNGDKSKQGRSSRSSNRSADDKANCLTPRCCPVCSRLYSNVSNLRQHMRLIHNPTAVCCPICQKHFNSELYLKRHYSSIHSINPNGPGDGDLVDTKPPASQLQQQQPPPQQQQQQQQGPQPTQQQQAQQQQQQQQQQQQQQQQAQQQQQQPQQAPAPTANTWNPYHHHDASQLVNPFIK, encoded by the exons ATGTCGTCCGGACTGGTGGAGAAATCGTTCGTCAACAATGACGAACTGTTCTATCTGAAGTGGAACAACTTCCAGAAAAACGTGAGCACACAGTTTGAGAAGCTACGCGAAGATGACGACCTGGTGGACATAACGTTTGCCTGCGAGGGTCGCATGCTAACCGCGCACAAACTGGTACTATTCGCCTGCAGTCCGTACTTCAAAGAGCTGCTAAAG AAAAATCCCTCGCCTCATCCGGTGTTCTTCATGAACGATGTGAAATATGATGTGCTTAAGGCAATTCTACAGTACATGTATCTTGGTGAGGTGCACATCACTAACGAGAACCTGAAGGAGTTCATAAAAACAGCAGAAGGATTACAGATCCGAGGATTgagcaaagaaaacaat GGAGATTTGATAATCCCACCAAACCACCAGGACACGCTACGCCTCGACGGTAAGAGCGAACACATACTGGACGAATTCTGCCGAAAACGAACCGACCTTGGCGATCTGCAAGGCTCGTCGGTGCTCAACATCAAACGGGTGAAAACGACGGCCGATGGTTCGTTGGCGACTGGTGCACCGGACGGAAGTG AGCCAAAAGTGGAAATGGTTGAATACCTCGACAGTGAACCTGGCACCCATCAATCGCCGACCTACTGCAGTATGGATACGTACGCAGACAAGAACAATCCTCGCAACCCGATGGGTCATTTGACGACGATAAACAATG ctggGTTCCCACAAGCTACCGCACCGCCGGTATCCGGTGCGGGGCCGAATCAACCCGGTGGCTCTGGCAGCCATGGCCATAATGTGCACGAGTACAAATCGGAGGATGACAGTAgttggatggaaaaatcgCTGGACAATATTTCCGTCAACTCGGAGCAGAGCATGAAGTACAACAGCGGTGGTGGGCCGGGAGGTGGCAGTGGCGGCAGCAGCGGAAGTGCGGGCGGTGGCAACGGTGACAAAAGCAAACAGGGTCGCAGCAGTCGAAGCAGCAACCGTTCCGCGGACGATAAGGCCAACTGTTTGACGCCCCGCTGCTGTCCCGTTTGTTCACGGCTGTACTCGAACGTGTCCAACCTACGTCAGCACATGCGACTGATACACAATCCGACGGCCGTTTGCTGCCCCATCTGCCAGAAGCACTTTAACTCGGAGCTGTACCTAAAACGACACTACTCGTCAATACACTCGATCAATCCGAATGGTCCCGGCGACGGTGATCTGGTCGACACGAAACCACCGGCCTCCcaactacaacaacaacagccacctccacaacagcaacagcagcaacagcaaggtCCGCAACCaacacaacagcagcaagcacaacagcagcaacaacagcagcagcagcagcaacagcaacaacagcaagcgcagcaacagcagcagcaacctcAACAGGCGCCAGCACCGACAGCGAATACTTGGAACCCGTATCACCATCACGATGCATCACAGCTGGTGAATCCTTTTATCAAATAA
- the LOC131259151 gene encoding myogenic-determination protein gives MTKFNRNGSRKPAVKTELGGYKQGYEVDHRPFGGLMPTGPAGSSMPLANGKVAGGTGNCGIDRANSVATHGVHKGAQSMNGSVPMGNGSNPGMGHNGVGGGNGSGGSGGGYLHDLSAEQKLKLNIQQLHIRQRQLQLTDYDDNSLSSEEHVLAPVSGCMASPNRPCLTWACKACKKKSVAVDRRKAATLRERRRLRKVNEAFEVLKRRTSTNPNQRLPKVEILRNAIEYIDSLQALLEETPPVHQGTDITSNGSGSTHSTPQDYMNCCQTGYLRERLGQLGKDNDRYSPLTGYSQTAPSGTVSGSSLDCLNLIVQSITNAQQQHQPPQHQQQQQQQTQQVHAAQPCGQSMATLSPTGHQNNGIGNNTGNGPPGTGTSTGSHGPPQMQLHQHQLLYSTFSSPSSSSSSSSSSSSSSSVSSSSSSPMSPPLVAVGSHHQLSIGNTRPVIPPTSSISLP, from the exons ATGACCAAATTCAACCGAAACGGTAGCCGCAAACCGGCGGTCAAAACTGAGCTCGGTGGCTACAAGCAGGGTTACGAGGTTGACCATCGTCCTTTCGGTGGGCTGATGCCAACGGGACCCGCTGGATCGTCCATGCCACTGGCGAACGGAAAGGTGGCCGGCGGCACGGGCAACTGTGGGATCGATCGTGCAAATAGTGTCGCCACCCATGGAGTGCATAAAGGTGCACAATCGATGAATGGTAGTGTCCCGATGGGGAATGGAAGTAATCCGGGAATGGGTCACAATGGTGTTGGTGGGGGAAatggtagtggtggtagtggtggtggctATTTACATGATCTCAGTGCTGAGCAGAAGCTGAAGCTGAACATCCAACAACTTCACATCCGACAGCGCCAGCTGCAGCTGACCGATTACGACGACAACAGCCTCAGCTCGGAGGAGCATGTCCTTGCACCGGTTTCCGGGTGCATGGCGAGCCCGAACCGGCCATGCCTGACCTGGGCCTGCAAGGCATGCAAGAAAAAGAGCGTTGCCGTCGATCGCCGGAAAGCAGCCACGCTGCGAGAGAGGCGTCGCTTGCGGAAG GTAAATGAAGCCTTCGAAGTTCTGAAACGGCGCACCAGTACAAATCCCAACCAGCGACTACCAAAAGTGGAAATCCTCCGGAACGCCATCGAGTACATCGACAGCCTGCAGGCACTTCTCGAG GAAACACCTCCAGTCCACCAGGGCACGGACATCACATCCAACGGCAGCGGTTCGACTCATTCAACACCTCAGGACTATATG AACTGCTGCCAGACGGGATACCTGCGGGAGCGATTAGGACAGCTAGGAAAGGACAACGACCGGTACTCACCCCTGACAG GATACAGTCAAACGGCGCCATCCGGGACGGTTAGTGGTTCGAGTTTGGACTGTTTAAATCTGATCGTACAAAGCATAACCAACGCacaacagcaacatcagccgccacaacatcagcaacaacaacaacaacaaacgcagCAGGTCCATGCGGCACAACCATGCGGTCAATCGATGGCAACACTCAGCCCGACCGGGCATCAGAACAACGGCATCGGCAACAACACCGGTAACGGTCCCCCCGGTACTGGCACCTCCACCGGTAGCCATGGACCGCCACAAATGCAACTGCACCAGCATCAGCTACTGTACAGCACCTTCTCTTCCccatcctcgtcgtcgtcgtcctcatcTTCGTCTTCCTCGTCATCTTCGGTGTCCTCATCCTCCTCATCGCCGATGTCACCACCGCTGGTGGCGGTAGGGTCCCACCATCAGCTGAGCATTGGCAACACCCGACCCGTTATTCCACCGACGTCATCCATTTCGTTACCGTAA
- the LOC131272790 gene encoding lysosomal acid glucosylceramidase-like, producing the protein MWYRTIPLVAVIVWVWLGLPQTTVATGYPCALRQYSSGSVCVCNVTYCDTLEFEDPTVPGSFVLVSSSSGGLRFALTKGSFLRTKGGPSSPPPPRKRSRATENDITITIDRTRRYQTVEGFGGAFTGAVSYNLAKLRAPLRESLYKSYYSKEVGIGYSFMRIPIGGCDFDLDPWAYNELPTNDGALSNFTTLDDRDLVKVSQIKQLMEVTNNSDIRVIGAAWSPPRWMKTNNDWTGASRLKPEYYQAWADYHVRYLELMKAAGLEFWAISTGNEPLNGVIGFLFIHFMSLGWTAPEQGRWVGQYLGPTLRKSSVSSVKLFGCDDQRYTFPWWFKLMDQGHANATSYLDGLAVHWYWDGVAPPALLDQTATSYPGKWIFNTEASLGDKPLQQHRPILGSWERAESYILYVLQDLQHSVNGWIDWNLVLDERGGPNYAKNYVESAVIANITSKEEAYKQPIFYGLGHFSRFILPGSVRLDAQSASSNVVALAFERLDNKTVVVFYNKANTQSIVRIEDKRYGSIRLQLPGKSVHSFLYA; encoded by the exons ATGTGGTACCGGACAATTCCGCTCGTTGCTGTCATCGTTTGGGTCTGGCTGGGACTACCTCAAACAACTG TGGCCACTGGGTACCCTTGCGCGTTGCGTCAGTATTCGAGTGGATCGGTCTGCGTGTGTAATGTGACGTACTGCGACACGCTGGAGTTTGAGGATCCGACGGTGCCGGGCAGCTTTGTGCTCGTGTCGAGCAGCTCCGGTGGTCTGCGATTCGCCTTGACCAAGGGCAGCTTTTTGCGCACCAAAGGCGGACCGTcgtcaccgccaccaccgaggAAGCGGTCGAGGGCAACCGAGAATGACATCACGATCACGATCGATCGGACTCGTCGGTATCAGACGGTGGAAGGTTTCGGCGGTGCCTTTACCGGTGCCGTTTCGTACAATTTGGCCAAGCTGCGTGCGCCGCTGCGGGAAAGTCTCTACAAATCGTACTACTCCAAAGAGGTAGGAATCGGCTACAGCTTCATGCGCATTCCGATCGGTGGCTGCGATTTCGATCTCGACCCGTGGGCCTACAACGAGCTCCCGACGAACGATGGTGCGCTGTCGAACTTTACCACCCTGGACGATCGAGATTTGGTCAAGGTGTCGCAAATCAAGCAGCTCATGGAGGTAACGAACAACAGCGATATACGCGTTATTGGCGCTGCCTGGAGTCCTCCGCGGTGGATGAAAACGAACAACGACTGGACCGGGGCGAGTCGGCTGAAACCCGAGTACTATCAGGCCTGGGCCGACTACCACGTGCGCTACCTGGAGCTGATGAAAGCGGCCGGGCTAGAGTTTTGGGCCATTTCGACTGGAAACGAGCCGCTCAACGGGGTGATCGGTTTTCTCTTCATCCACTTTATGAGCCTAGGCTGGACGGCACCAGAACAGGGGCGCTGGGTCGGCCAGTACCTGGGACCGACACTGCGTAAATCTTCCGTGAGCTCGGTAAAGCTGTTCGGTTGCGACGATCAGCGGTACACGTTTCCCTGGTGGTTCAAGTTGATGGATCAGGGTCATGCCAATGCGACCAGCTACCTGGACGGCCTGGCGGTACACTGGTACTGGGATGGTGTTGCCCCGCCGGCTCTGCTTGACCAGACCGCCACCAGCTACCCCGGCAAGTGGATCTTCAACACCGAGGCGTCGCTGGGCGATAAACCCCTGCAACAGCATCGGCCCATTTTGGGCTCGTGGGAACGGGCCGAATCGTACATTCTTTACGTGCTGCAGGATTTGCAGCACAGCGTCAACGGGTGGATCGACTGGAACCTGGTGCTGGACGAGCGCGGCGGTCCAAACTACGCGAAAAACTACGTCGAAAGCGCGGTGATCGCCAACATTACCTCGAAGGAGGAAGCGTACAAACAACCGATCTTCTACGGGCTCGGACATTTCTCGCGCTTCATTTTGCCCGGCTCGGTGAGGCTGGATGCTCAAAGTGCAAGTAGCAACGTGGTGGCATTGGCCTTTGAACGGCTGGACAACAAAACCGTCGTGGTGTTTTACAACAA AGCCAATACCCAGTCAATTGTGCGGATCGAAGACAAACGGTATGGCAGTATTCGACTCCAGCTTCCCGGAAAGTCGGTCCATTCGTTCCTATACGCTTAG
- the LOC131271431 gene encoding transcription factor GAGA-like isoform X1: protein MSSGLVEKSFVNNDELFYLKWNNFQKNVSTQFEKLREDDDLVDITFACEGRMLTAHKLVLFACSPYFKELLKKNPSPHPVFFMNDVKYDVLKAILQYMYLGEVHITNENLKEFIKTAEGLQIRGLSKENNGDLIIPPNHQDTLRLDGKSEHILDEFCRKRTDLGDLQGSSVLNIKRVKTTADGSLATGAPDGSVSNVEPKVEMVEYLDSEPGTHQSPTYCSMDTYADKNNPRNPMGHLTTINNAGFPQATAPPVSGAGPNQPGGSGSHGHNVHEYKSEDDSSWMEKSLDNISVNSEQSMKYNSGGGPGGGSGGSSGSAGGGNGDKSKQGRSSRSSNRSADDKANCLTPRCCPVCSRLYSNVSNLRQHMRLIHNPTAVCCPICQKHFNSELYLKRHYSSIHSINPNGPGDGDLVDTKPPASQLQQQQPPPQQQQQQQQGPQPTQQQQAQQQQQQQQQQQQQQQQAQQQQQQPQQAPAPTANTWNPYHHHDASQLVNPFIK, encoded by the exons ATGTCGTCCGGACTGGTGGAGAAATCGTTCGTCAACAATGACGAACTGTTCTATCTGAAGTGGAACAACTTCCAGAAAAACGTGAGCACACAGTTTGAGAAGCTACGCGAAGATGACGACCTGGTGGACATAACGTTTGCCTGCGAGGGTCGCATGCTAACCGCGCACAAACTGGTACTATTCGCCTGCAGTCCGTACTTCAAAGAGCTGCTAAAG AAAAATCCCTCGCCTCATCCGGTGTTCTTCATGAACGATGTGAAATATGATGTGCTTAAGGCAATTCTACAGTACATGTATCTTGGTGAGGTGCACATCACTAACGAGAACCTGAAGGAGTTCATAAAAACAGCAGAAGGATTACAGATCCGAGGATTgagcaaagaaaacaat GGAGATTTGATAATCCCACCAAACCACCAGGACACGCTACGCCTCGACGGTAAGAGCGAACACATACTGGACGAATTCTGCCGAAAACGAACCGACCTTGGCGATCTGCAAGGCTCGTCGGTGCTCAACATCAAACGGGTGAAAACGACGGCCGATGGTTCGTTGGCGACTGGTGCACCGGACGGAAGTG TATCTAACGTAGAGCCAAAAGTGGAAATGGTTGAATACCTCGACAGTGAACCTGGCACCCATCAATCGCCGACCTACTGCAGTATGGATACGTACGCAGACAAGAACAATCCTCGCAACCCGATGGGTCATTTGACGACGATAAACAATG ctggGTTCCCACAAGCTACCGCACCGCCGGTATCCGGTGCGGGGCCGAATCAACCCGGTGGCTCTGGCAGCCATGGCCATAATGTGCACGAGTACAAATCGGAGGATGACAGTAgttggatggaaaaatcgCTGGACAATATTTCCGTCAACTCGGAGCAGAGCATGAAGTACAACAGCGGTGGTGGGCCGGGAGGTGGCAGTGGCGGCAGCAGCGGAAGTGCGGGCGGTGGCAACGGTGACAAAAGCAAACAGGGTCGCAGCAGTCGAAGCAGCAACCGTTCCGCGGACGATAAGGCCAACTGTTTGACGCCCCGCTGCTGTCCCGTTTGTTCACGGCTGTACTCGAACGTGTCCAACCTACGTCAGCACATGCGACTGATACACAATCCGACGGCCGTTTGCTGCCCCATCTGCCAGAAGCACTTTAACTCGGAGCTGTACCTAAAACGACACTACTCGTCAATACACTCGATCAATCCGAATGGTCCCGGCGACGGTGATCTGGTCGACACGAAACCACCGGCCTCCcaactacaacaacaacagccacctccacaacagcaacagcagcaacagcaaggtCCGCAACCaacacaacagcagcaagcacaacagcagcaacaacagcagcagcagcagcaacagcaacaacagcaagcgcagcaacagcagcagcaacctcAACAGGCGCCAGCACCGACAGCGAATACTTGGAACCCGTATCACCATCACGATGCATCACAGCTGGTGAATCCTTTTATCAAATAA
- the LOC131272734 gene encoding CLIP domain-containing serine protease HP8 gives MLTCNDAKDRCVPLMNCRQFSKLVRANRSKEASFKKLLRQRICKPEVEVQNTHVCCPKQQIECAFNGNGVCALKANCPLLQSMEEENIPQESLCYVRNGKSYYCCTDPYCVIQPGLCDQDHTDKILVSPPSAFPKCMIKRKVGSTVPKQLCDYNYAPSNSNDPADLVCCGKEQPNRLIAHIKAAKLAKKPCGKIDSNSNKVWNGTHAEEGEFPWMASLVYRRRGVSCSGTLIHPSYVLTALHCVKPGLTKVRLGLRDLRKAGQSTEMQEISIAERIPNKMYDVALLRLTKPAQIDGSLVHPICLPLYASLRMSVPKRLTIAGWGLTENQKLSPILLKADTPVVASGNEECPKKFEVCIGGETAQSNQCPGDSGGPYQALDVFNNEHMRYVQFGIISNGQASCRSAQKLNNGLLVGYVIDWILDNMII, from the exons ATGCTCACATGCAACGACGCCAAAGATCGATGCGTCCCTTTGATGAACTGCAGGCAATTTTCGAAACTTGTGAGAGCAAATAGAAGTAAGGAGGCATCGTTTAAGAAGTTATTGCGCCAGCGTATTTGTAAGCCGGAAGTGGAAGTACAAAATACACATGTATGCTGTCCGAAGCAACAAATCGAGTGTGCATTCAACGGTAACGGCGTGTGCGCTTTGAAAGCCAACTGCCCTCTCCTGCAGTCTATGGAAGAGGAAAATATTCCGCAAGAAAGCCTGTGCTACGTCCGCAATGGAAAG AGCTATTACTGCTGTACCGATCCGTACTGTGTAATCCAACCGGGGTTGTGCGATCAGGACCATACGGATAAAATCCTTGTGAGCCCTCCATCAGCCTTTCCAAAGTGTATGATTAAACGTAAGGTTGGCTCGACGGTACCAAAACAGTTGTGTGATTATAATTATGCGCCATCTAATTCAAACGATCCAGCGGACTTGGTGTGCTGTGGCAAGGAGCAACCGAATCGATTGATAGCCCATATTAAGGCGGCAAAGCTAGCGAAAAAGCCATGCGGTAAGATCGATTCGAATTCGAACAAAGTATGGAACGGAACGCATGCTGAGGAAGGGGAATTCCCTTGGATGGCGAGTCTGGTTTATCGTAGGCGCGGAGTATCCTGCAGTGGAACACTGATTCACCCATCATATGTGCTAACGGCATTGCACTGCGTTAAACCTGGCCTGACCAAGGTGCGTCTAGGATTGCGTGATCTAAGAAAAGCCGGTCAATCCACCGAAATGCAAGAAATTTCCATTGCCGAGCGTATACCTAATAAAATGTACGACGTCGCACTCCTACGCCTGACCAAACCGGCCCAGATCGATGGTTCTTTGGTACATCCTATATGTCTACCGCTGTACGCTAGCCTTCGGATGAGCGTTCCCAAAAGGCTCACCATTGCTGGATGGGGTTTGACGGAAAACCAGAAATTATCACCCATTTTGCTGAAGGCAGACACGCCCGTTGTTGCATCAGGGAATGAAGAATGCCCGAAAAAGTTTGAAGTATGCATCGGTGGCGAAACAGCGCAGAGCAATCAGTGTCCTGGAGATTCCGGAGGTCCGTATCAGGCCTTGGACGTTTTCAACAATGAACACATGCGGTACGTCCAGTTCGGTATCATCTCTAATGGTCAAGCTTCATGTAGATCAGCACAAAAATTGAACAATGGATTGCTAGTTGGATACGTTATTGACTGGATTTTGGACAATATGATAATCTAA